A stretch of Gorilla gorilla gorilla isolate KB3781 chromosome 9, NHGRI_mGorGor1-v2.1_pri, whole genome shotgun sequence DNA encodes these proteins:
- the OR8K3 gene encoding olfactory receptor 8K3, with amino-acid sequence MEQHNLTTVNEFILTGITDIAELQAPLFALFLMIYVISVMGNLGMIVLTKLDSRLQTPMYFFLRHLALMDLGYSTTVGPKMLVNFVVDKNIISYYFCATQLAFFLVFIGSELFILSAMSYDRYVAICNPLLYTVIMSRRVCQVLVAIPYLYCTFISLLVTIKIFTLPFCGYNVISHFYCDSLPLLPLLCSNTHEIELIILIFAAIDLISSLLIVLLSYLLILVAILRMNSAGRQKAFSTCGAHLTVVIVFYGTLLFMYVQPKSSHSFDTDKVASIFYTLVIPMLNPLIYSLRNKDVNYALRRTWNNLRNIFV; translated from the coding sequence ATGGAACAACACAATCTAACAACGGTGAATGAATTCATTCTTACGGGAATCACAGATATCGCTGAGCTGCAGGCACCATTATTTGCATTGTTCCTCATGATCTATGTGATCTCAGTGATGGGCAATTTGGGCATGATTGTCCTCACCAAGTTGGACTCCAGGTTGCAAACCCCTATGTACTTTTTTCTCAGACATCTGGCTCTCATGGATCTTGGTTATTCAACAACTGTGGGACCCAAAATGTTAGTAAATTTTGTTGTGGATAAGAATataatttcttattatttctgtGCAACACAGCTAGCTTTCTTTCTTGTGTTCATTGGTAGTGAACTTTTTATTCTCTCAGCCATGTCCTACGACCGCTATGTGGCCATCTGTAACCCTCTGCTATACACAGTAATCATGTCACGAAGGGTATGCCAGGTGCTGGTAGCAATCCCTTACCTCTACTGCACATTCATTTCTCTTCTAGTCACCATAAAGATTTTTACTTTACCTTTCTGTGGCTACAATGTCATTAGTCATTTCTACTGTGACAGTCTCCCTTTGTTACCTTTGCTCTGTTCAAATACACATGAAATTGAATTGATAATTCTGATCTTTGCAGCTATTGATTTGATTTCATCTCTTCTGATAGTTCTTTTATCTTACCTGCTCATCCTTGTAGCCATTCTCAGGATGAATTCTGCTGGCAGACAAAAGGCTTTTTCTACCTGTGGAGCCCACCTGACAGTGGTCATAGTGTTCTATGGGACTTTGCTTTTCATGTACGTGCAGCCCAAGTCCAGTCATTCCTTTGACACTGATAAAGTGGCTTCTATATTTTACACCCTGGTTATCCCCATGTTGAATCCCTTGATCTATAGTTTACGAAACAAAGATGTAAATTATGCCCTACGAAGGACATGGAATAACTTAcgtaatatttttgtttaa